The sequence GGAGTTAGACCAAAATTTATCTTTAAATTCTGGTACTTTACCAAAATTTCTGTTATGTTGAGGGCAATCATACACCAAGCAATTATTGACAAAGACATACCACTTCCTGTTGGACAAAATATAGAGAGGAATGGTGTTACGAAGAGGAACAAGATGACATCGTCTTTATTGAATTGGAAAGAGCCGCCTCACAGCAGTAATGAAAGCAAGAATGTTATGTATGGAGATTTGAGTAACTTAGAAGACCCATTTACATTTTTATCTGCACTGGAAAGAGTTGAAGCTTGGATCTTTTCTCGAACTGTTGAATCTATTTGGTGGCAGGTTCTATCTTTTTCTTAATCTCTCAGTATTCCTTTCGTGATAGACATGCAATAGAATATGGTAGAATTATCAGAAAGCTGAATCGCCTCTACATCGGATAAACATTGGTCTAATTCTTTTATCTTGTTTCTCTTATAGACTCTCACTCCACATATGCAATCTGATGCTACAAAAGAAATTGATAGATTACTTAGTTCAGGCTCAAAGAAAAGCCTTAAAAGGAGTTCAAGCTCTGTTGACCAAGATCAAGTTAACTCTTCTTTAGAACTTTGGAAAAATGCATTCAAGGACGCCTGTGAGAGACTTTGTCCTGTTAGAGCAGGCGGACATGACTGTGGCTGTTTGCCTGAGCTGGCCAGGCTGGTAAGTTATCAGTTTCTCACCTTTATGCACCTATTCCTTCTTTGACAAGTTAGAACCACCTTGTTGTTTGAATTGCCTTTTTGTTATCCCAATTTTTTGAACTATGCTTTTGTAAACTACCACTTACCTTCTAGTGTTGATCTGCAGAACGCAGTTGAGAATGACAATTATGCTGTAGGAGCTCAAGTTTGGGATAAAATTTCCAAGCAGGGGTAGAGTCTCTAGCTGTGTCAGTGAAAGCTCTGATATATGAGAAGCCACAATATGCATTTCGTTTAGGAGAAAAAATGATACACAAGGTCTTTGGCAAAGCATGCTTACATTGTTTCAtgcattctttcatttattgcAGCTTCACTTCCTATATGAGGTCTAGTTTTTTGCTATGCTTTTGTAAAATGAATCAATGCCATGATAACACATCTTTATATAGATATTTTGATTAAGCCATTCAGGATAATTTATACTACATTCTTTTGTCATGTTTCCACGAGCCATTGGAGAACATAGAGCTTACACTCATAACAAACCCCAATATCTATATGTTGACTCTTTTTTCACTTGAATAGCTTACTTGGTTAATGTATCCCTTCATTATCAATTCCAAAAATTCCATATATATTCTTCTTTCCAATAAGTTGAAATTAATCTCTAGGGTTGGATGAAAATGTTGTGTGCTGTTGCATTTATTCTTAGTTTGCACATTTAAATCATTTTATAACAAAAATAATAGGAAGGCCTAGATTGGTCCATGAATTAAAATAGTACATGAAGAATGAAGAATAAAATGTGAAGTTCGTGCATCTCTTTTTTTGCCACTTTTCTATCTTCTAGATGTTCTAATTTCAGGGCAGTATTGCAATCTCAGGCTATCGTGTTGTAGTGTGTAATCAATATCCTCTGAGTCAACTTCATGGATGAAAATTGCATAGGTGGAAAAGTAACCTCGGGGTTCTATCCGCTCATATCTGGTGAGCTTAAATGTTAATCAAAAGACTGAAAAATTCCTATTACATGGGTTAACTTTTAGGCTGCACTTAACCATGAGCATTGCATATTTGATCATTCCTATGTTTCCTTTTTTTCTGGGACAGATACAGCAGGAGATTTAATCCCGAAATATCAAATGCCTTAGTTGCATATTATTCCTGAAGAGTATGTATGTAAATATCTACTAATTTGGACTTGTTCTTGTCAAGCCGAGTAATTGAGCTTGAAAAGCCTAAAATGATTTCATTGCTCCTCATATACTTAATGATAGAATCCTACTCTTCTTTAAGCGAAAACATACAGATAGCTTATTGTGATTTCTTATAGCCATTTGTGCTTTTCAGGTTCTCCAAGATTTCCTTAATCAGAGCAAAGAAAATGATATCTTCAAACATAAATTGTTTGACATTGATTTTCAACTTGAAGACTTTAGAGACTTGATAGAGGATTTAAGGAGTATTAATGATGAAAGTCAACTGCCTTGGAGGTAATAAAATCTGGGTTGTTGCATATTCAGATTTGACCATTCGTATGTTTCCTTTGTGTGCTTGGATTTTCTTCAGTCAAGCTGTTGAGCAGTGGTATATTTTACCATGTCAAAAGCATCATCATAAGAAACTAATATTAAGCAATACTTGGGCCCATTCTCTAGTGAGCGCCCAAGCTACTTGATTTCGATATGGTTGAGAATGTTAGCTGCTTGTTGCATTCTTAATCTCAATTTAACATAAAACCTTATGCAATAATAGTTCATTTAGCACTGGCCATTCGAAATTGTCTAATTTATCAGTGAAGATGTGAATTAAATAACTGATTAGACCAATGTAACCTTTAGATTGCATTAATTAGCATAGCATGGTTCCACTTTATCAGAAAGTTCCTTCTGTTCCTAACTTGATCTTCTCATCAAAGGCATTTTGTTAGGActtcaggaaaaaaaaaagaacacttTTAGAACTTTGGTTTGCATGGTCTATGAGATAGCATTAATGTAAAACTGGCTCTGTTAGGCCTGCAGTAAAATTGGAGCTGCTTGATCTCAACCAGTGCTTAAGAAACTCTCTGGTTTCAAAGATGCATGTTGGAGATTCTTAAGACCCCATAAGATTCGGGGAACAGCTCTTGGTTTCAACCTAAGTTGGGTGTATTCTTTTGGTGAACTAACCACAAATTGCTTTAACataattcaataatttatcattgttGGCATTTCTTTGGTAGCTAAAGCATTAATTGAGAACTCAAGCCTAATAAAGTGATTGTTGGTGTTGAAGGCATTATCTGGCCTTTTTGCTCTATTACGGGAAATGCTTATATAGTTGACATCAATCAAATTTATGATAACGAAATTGACAAGTTAGCTATGATATTTCTCATTAGTTTTTTTATGCCTAATGCTTCTGATGCCTATGTAGAGGGATtaacaaagataaaaaaaaccaaTTGCAAAGAGAAATGGAGGAGAAAATGAAACAAGCGGATAAAGAGTGAGGAAGAGCTTGACGTTTGGTAGAAGTTAATTCCAATCTCAACATATATATGGTGACATTTCAAGTGAATATGAGAATGTTACGGTTTTTTCGAAGGAGTTTGAAGGATATATTACATTATGActttattatattcttttcttaTGTATTTTTGGATCAtgtgagaattttaaatttcagTTAACATATTGACCTATTATGGTTTCTTAATTGCAATTAAGGATTTCTTTTATgctattatttaaatttaaaaattgttATTATATTATGGTGTTATTCAAAAACTGTTTAAATGTCAAAGAAAAAGTGTTGCTATGAACATAAGATAAAAGAATTGTTTGAAaacaaaaatgtaaaattaaaaagtattaaatgaaaaaatgttaaattcaaaagtgttgcAATTCTATATAAAAAGGGTTCCACCTAAAAAAATAATGTTGCAAAAAAACCTGTTGCAATTAAGTTTAAAAGTGTTGCTTATCATTTTATTCGATAATAGTGTTATCAGGTCTATGATCAACATTTTCATTTTAGTTGCCATTGGGTAGGAAAATGTTGCCACAGATACAAGTAGCAACACTTGTATTGGTGTTgctaaaaatatgaaaaaatgttGCAAATGACATCTTTGGCAACGTGCAAAAATGCAACAcgtttttttggaaaaaaatgtTGCCTATATGTTTATACTTGTTCGGTGTTGCAACAaaccatctatggtgtagtgatATGTGTCCATCAAGAGAATCCCAATAAATTTTGTGAAGAAATATGGCAAAGAACTCTTTTCAATTGCTACACTTACTAGACCAGATGGTCATTTATGGATAGTGGAACTCGAATACTGAGAATCCCAATAAAGTTTGTGAAGAAATATGGGAAAGAACTCTCTTCTATTGCCTTCACTTACTGGACCCAATGGCCGTATATGGGTAGTGGAACTCGAAAAAATTGACAGGAAGTTATGGTTTCATAATGGTTGGCATGAATTTGTAGACTACTACTCTGTTCGTGTTGGACATTTCCTTGTTTTCAAATATGGAGGGGAGTCAAACTTTCATGTCCATGTATATGAAGAGTTTGCAGAAACCATGTCATGATAATCAATGTCTAAAGGCGGCCTAAGTGACACAAGAAGCAGAAGACAGTAGCTTCGTGGAAATGTTTGGTTCTGATTCTCGGAGAGTATGAGCACCAAGGAGAGAAGCTTCCTACAGAAGTACACTTTGGATATTCTCGGGACAAAGAAGTGCAATTCAATGAGAGCGAGCTTACAACTCCTCCTTGTAAAGTTGTTTTGCCTATATTAGGAGAAGTGTGGcacaagaagaaaaagagagcAATACTGCAACTCGATCGACATCCCATCTATCAACAACAGATAGTCATGAAGCCATACAAAATTCTTATTAGGAGAAGTGTGAcacaagaagaaaaagggagtaATTCGTGTTGCTGAATACAACTGTGAAGAAAACTGCAATGGATTTGGCAGATAAATTCCAATACAGAGAGTCAAAGCATGCTAGGTAACTAAATGAAGCAATACGAGGTTCACTCAGAAGTAAGGAAACTTCACAAGGAGGCTGTCCAAAACACCACCAATTCGGTAACAGATCTCTTTGCTTGAATTGCTTTCTTGGCTATATTCAGTTTGGCAGGCACTATGGATAAAACAGAGCCTAGACCACGTTATTCAATTTCTTCATGTTCTGATATTGATTTGGAGAGATTGATGATAGTGAAAAATAGAGCATAATCCTGTTTCTTTTTTGATTTTTGGTTTTGTATTGGTATGATGATGATATTGTTGGTTTATCGTTATGGATATTAATGCTAGATGAGATTGCAACTAATTAATGTGAATGcttctgtttttgtttttgtttttgatgATTAATACTGAATTTGAAATCTTATTAGCTGCTACTAATATCTACTTGTTATGTTGACGGTCTATATTGTATTTGCTTGTGCTTACCTGTTGTCGAAGATAATTGTACTGTATTTACTTGCACTATACGGTCTCTACATCGTTTCATAATATGACCTCGTGCAAGTGGATGTTTATGTGAAATGCGATTGTTAGCTCATCTTATTTACATCTTACATGTTATTTTCAGTTATAGTTCAGTTTTACTTTTACCTAAACTTGAACTTTTACATGTTGAGCTTATCCACCCTTAATTTTGATCCCAAAAATTCTAATACCTTTTGGCATGGGTGTGTGTATGGGAAGATATTATGTAAGAAGGAGGTAACAAACGAGAGTTTTCAGGTGAACAAAGCAAGCTTGTTAGATACTTAGATCGATGCGTGGGACAGAGGGCTCATAGTACCTGCTAGATGGTTTGTTGTGTGCCTTATTGTAGCTTTCAAACTATTTTGGGTGAATAATCAGATTTTTTAAgttctaagagcatctccaacagactCTTAGTTCACtccctaaaaataatataaaaaattgactcctagtgatttaaaagttactaatacatatcatcttcaacaatactccttatattcactctctatttattattttattattaaagttaTTAACTTTTGTTATATtaaccaatagtgaaaggagagagacaaatcaataattaattattgttctatctaccaatagtgaaaggagagagaatcctcaataataaattattaataaaaaatgagttaAGAGTCACGAAGAGGTGCAGggaggctctctattaatagagaggatatGAGAAGGCTCTTAGTTATTtaaggagccactaagaggctgttggagttgatttttaaccctccctcctcaaattttaacttaaaagctAATTTAAGagactgttggagatgctctaaagtAGCAATTTCTGCAAAGATCTATCTATGGAGAATGGGTGTTTGGGCATCTGCTCCAATGCAATAGTGTACTTGAACCCATTTCTCACCTACTTAAATGGAGTTTGAATGTTAAAAACTCGGTGGTGAAGCCTAGCTGTTTATTTCAGCAAAGAATTTTCCTATAAATGTATATTACATAATCCTGAAACTGTCTTTTATGCAATAGTGTACTTAAATGGAGTCTGTCAAAAACTCTGTGGTGAAGCTTAGCTGTTTATCATCATTCTGTGTTTTGTTTTTGGCATCTGCTGTTTTCTGTTTATAACTTGGGGGTCTATAATATTTGATTTTGAAGTTAAGAGGTCATAATAAAAGCAAGTGCAAAGTTCAGCTGACTCGTTCTTATATTAGAGAGCATGTCTATAATGGTGGAGATGTGTGGATTTTGACATGTTATTGCATATTTCAGCCTGTAGAATaaactatatttatatattatccaACTCTATGTATTTACCTCAAGTCTAGATTATGTATTTATCTCTTGAGCTAGTTAGAAATGCCAACTTGTTGATCTGTACACTGTCTTATATAAATATGTTGTAAAGGTTGTTTAAACTTCCATTAAGTATACTTCTCactatcaatttaggcttaatacatcatttgccccctgaacttgtccaagatggttgattggccccctgaactttcaaactgtctcgatagccctctgaacttgcataaaatgtaatcaattaatcactcggttgtaaaaaattGAGTTAAATTCAGAAGATATGTTGCatgcatcttaaaaaagtaaaacgaccaagatcggggtatgcgattataatattagagaataaatattttatagttgaataagtaagaaattctattttaacgtgttttaatctattttgtgaagtatgtaataacattctaagagaCGTATAATATATCTTTCGTATTTGACTTACTTTcttacaaccgaatgattaattgattacattttacccaagttcaggggctaattgaacattttatgcaagttcaggaggctatcgaaacactttgaaagttcagggagccaatcaactattttggacaagttcaggggacaaatgatgtattaagccatcaATTTATGATACAACAATGTGATTTACAGACTATCTGATTCATTGCAGAGatggagaaaatagaaaaatatggTATTATAAGGAAtatgcattttaaactattagCCAGAGAAGAAATTCAGTTAATTTTATCTAATAGTAATGAAGAGAGAGAGACTCAAAACATGTGAATGACTGACTGGCAAGGCAATTTTTCTCGTTATGCATGATGAGCggactaaaaaatatatatattataatcatCATCTCTTAGTCTTAGACGTATACCAAACACGATTTGTGATGGAATTATCAGAAAGCCATTTTTAATACAAATAACacgaattataaaaaaaatttggttaatacacatattggCTACTGTATTTGTCCGTTTTATCATATATATctctatatcaaataaacacacAGACTAAGCTTATTTGACATAATACCATTAGTCTATTCATCACACCACTGATATAACACGGATTAACAAATTACACATCATCAAAGCTAAATTTAAAtcctaataaaaattaaaaattataacacATGGCATAGTACCTTTCATTATCTCCAATTCATTCAGTACAATGGTGTTGGTCGATTTCAATACGACGTTAAACGGAAATACAACCAAACTATAATCCTTGTTGAATAGAAACACACCATCTCTCGTTTCAATAACGTCAAACACAAAGTCTATGCTGTAAATTTCAAAGTTAAAAGTCTATGCTGCAAAAGTTGGAAGTTCAAAGTATATGTTGCAAAGTTTCTAGTCTTCACCATAATTAATATTGtagactcggtgtgcaaccccatatTTAAGTAAGAGTTGATCGAATTGTCGGTTAATGATAGTCCGGAAGGTCCCGAACCGAgtgaaaatgtttttctttatgaatttccctaccaccttagagtcgtttgaaggtaaggcaacggcctctacccatttggagacataatcaaccgctACAAGGATGTAAGCGTTGccatgcgacttagggaaaggtaccatgaagtctatcccccataCGTCAAAAAGTTCGCAAACGAAGATTCcctgttggagcatttcatgttttcgggaaatgtttccgctcctttgacaagcgtcacatgatttgacgaagttGTGGGAATCTTTGGATAGAGTAGGGCAATAAAACCCACATTGTAAGACTTTTGCCATTGTTCGACtagggccaaaatggcctctcggctcttgggtgtgacacataTGGAGCACATGATTAACTTCTTCTTCCGGTATACACCTACGAATAATGTTATCGACACAAGATTTGAACAGaaagggttcttcccaaaaataatgcttagcatcgtgaaagaatttcttacgctgctcatatgtaaggtgcgggggaagaatattaccggctttgaAGTTTTccatatcggcataccaaggtaaagaTGTTACCGCGTAGAGTGGttcgtcgggaaaggtctcATTAATTTCAATAGCTTCCGGATGTTTGCCTTGCTCGCCTTGTAAGCGAGAGAGATGGTCGGCCacaacattctccactccttttttatctttgatctcgatgtcgaattcttgtaggagtaggaTCCACCGTATCAAGCGTGGTTTGGCGTCCTGCTCAGTCATcaagtacttgagagctgcgtggtcagtgtatacgataattttggataacacaagATATGACCTAAATTTATCGAAGGCAAAAACAACGGCTAGCATCTCCTTTTCCgtgatggaatagttttgttgggcctcattgagcgttttgctcgcataatagatagggcggaagagtttatccacccgttggcccaaacacgcacctacagccaaatcactcgcatcacacatcaaTTCAAAGGGGAGgctccaatcgggtttcaccatgataggTGCATTAATTAACTTATCCTTAAGTGTGTTAAACGCAAGTAAACATTGGTCGGAAAAATTAAATTCTGCATCCTTTATGAGGAGCTGGGTCAATGGGGTTGCTATCTTAGAGAAGTCTTTGATGAATCGTCTATAGAACCCCGCATGACCTAAAAAGCTCCGAATTCCTTTTACGTTAATTGGTGGaggtagtttttcaattacctcgatcttggccgggtcgacctcgatcccctccccggacaccttgtgtcccaaaacaatacaatcttgaaccataaattgacacttttcccaactcAGAGCGAGGTTAGTGTCTTCACAACGTTGgaggactttatcaagattgctTAACAAATATCAAAGGACgatccaaaaacagaaaaatcgtccatgaagacttccatgaagtcctcaatcatttcggagaatatagccATCATGCATCGCTGAAAAGTGgcgggggcgttacaaagcccgaacggcatccgcctatatgcaaatgtcccatacggaTAAGTGAATGTCGTTTTctcttgatccgaaggatcaacgggaatctgcatatagccggataagccatcgaggttgcaaaagaatttatgacccgccattctttccaacatttggtcgatGAATGGCAAGGGgaaatgatcttttcgggtggcttcgtGAAGTTTTCtgtaatcaatgcatactcgccacccggTAACTTTTTGTGTGGGGATTAactccccttgatcattttccgtcaCCGTTGTGCCTCCCTTTTTGGGGACACATTGGACCGGGCTAACCCATGGACTGTCAGAGATAGGgaagattatacctgcgtcgaggagtttgattacctcgacTTTCACTACCTCCTTCATATTGGGGTTAAGCCGTCGTTGCGGCTGCACAGAGGGCttgactttatcctccataaagatgcgaTGTGTGCAGATGGTGGGGCTGATCCCTTttatgtcgtgaatggtccacACAAATGCGcctttgtgtttttgtaacaccgcgATTAGCGCTTCCTCCATTTCTGCTGTCAAAAGCGAAGAAATAACAACCGGTAAGAAAATAGGAGGTTGCAAGAAtacgtattttaaattaggaggcaagggtttaagttccaaagttggAGGTTCCTCGAGAGAGGACTTCGGCTTTGCTTTGCTATCTCGGTCCGAACCCTCaaaccggctccttgccaatAGACATCGTTCTTTTTCGAAGGAGTACTCAAATGacttgttcaatggctcctcatccaaatgctcattaTCACCTATTCCCGAAGGGGTTTCCGCAAAAGCCCTACCACAAAATTCTCtaacaaaaagatcaatagagtctacggaatttaaaaagttacaatCCGCCAAGGTATTAgatggaaatttcatggaatTGTACACGTTAAACTCTACTTCTTCatcttgcaaccgtaggatgagcttaccttcgtggacatcaatgagagtcctactagttgcaagaaatggtcgtcctaggaggattggTACCGAGTCATCTTCCGCCATATCGAGCACTACgaaatcggcggggaaaatgaacttctccactttcactaagacatcctccactactccttttggccgggcaatggatcAATCGGCCAACTG comes from Euphorbia lathyris chromosome 8, ddEupLath1.1, whole genome shotgun sequence and encodes:
- the LOC136203398 gene encoding uncharacterized protein isoform X2, whose product is MVVKVDAETSMKRKSFGVRPKFIFKFWYFTKISVMLRAIIHQAIIDKDIPLPVGQNIERNGVTKRNKMTSSLLNWKEPPHSSNESKNVMYGDLSNLEDPFTFLSALERVEAWIFSRTVESIWWQTLTPHMQSDATKEIDRLLSSGSKKSLKRSSSSVDQDQVNSSLELWKNAFKDACERLCPVRAGGHDCGCLPELARLNAVENDNYAVGAQVWDKISKQG
- the LOC136203398 gene encoding uncharacterized protein isoform X1, whose product is MVVKVDAETSMKRKSFGVRPKFIFKFWYFTKISVMLRAIIHQAIIDKDIPLPVGQNIERNGVTKRNKMTSSLLNWKEPPHSSNESKNVMYGDLSNLEDPFTFLSALERVEAWIFSRTVESIWWQTLTPHMQSDATKEIDRLLSSGSKKSLKRSSSSVDQDQVNSSLELWKNAFKDACERLCPVRAGGHDCGCLPELARLVLQDFLNQSKENDIFKHKLFDIDFQLEDFRDLIEDLRSINDESQLPWRGINKDKKNQLQREMEEKMKQADKE